TGGCCGTCCCAAAGAGAAGATACGCTTCAAACCAGGAGATATTGTAGAAGTCTGGCAATGTGGTACAAGCGAATTACATATTGTTTGTGCGCTGCCTTGGACTCCTCAAGAAGTAGAAAAAAGGAATAAGCGATTGGTGGAGGAATATGGGGAAGGACATGAACTGAGATTGGATTCTATCGATGACTGCTATTTAGTTTATTCTTTGGGAATAGGTGACACGCACGGTCATTCGCAAGCGGCGTATCTATTTGCTCCTACCCAAAAAGTTCCGGCGAAAATAAGACTTAAATTACAAGCCAAACTGATAGAAGAGAATTTTACAGCCGGACACAATCTTCAAATGTCTGAACTGCCATTTGCCAAAGACCCGAAAGTGCTTAACGAGGTATTGAACATTTGGGAAAAAGTCGCTAAAACAAAAGATTATGATGAAATAAATTGTCTGCTCATCAGAGACAAAGCCGATTGGATAAAATCACAATTGGATTTTTCTCCCAAACAGGCTCAGCGGTTTGACCGTTTTTATACAAAGTGTAAAAAGCTGTTGAAAGAGAAAAGGAAAGAGGAAGTATATTAACAACAAAATCTACTAATACAATGGGAGTATTTGAACTGAATAGAATCTGTTTGGAAACGTTGCGCTATCCTTCACGTAAAGTACGGGTGACTGAATTGGGGTTGTATTCCACATTCGAGAATGCTTATGAGAAATTGCAAGAACTTGTTGTCGAATCGAAAAAGGAGAAAGAAGAATGTGAAAAGGAAGGTGATAAGGATTATGCCTATGCATTTACTTTTGGATATAGCATCCATGAAAAACAATTGGACATCCTATATGGAGATACCATTTCTGTCCGCACTTACACACGCGACGGGACATTGAATGATGAATGCATTTGGAAGGATGAAAAGGGTACAGACCTGCTTCCTTTTTATGGTCGCCCAAAAGAAAAGATTCGGTTCAAGGCAGGAGATATTGTGGAAGTGTTTATGTATGGAAATGTCGAATTGAGCATTATTTCCTCACTCCCTTGGACTCCTCAAGAGATAGAAAAACGGAATAAAAAGTTGGAAGAGAAGCATGGAAAAGGATATACACTCACTTTGGATTCCACAGACGATTGCTATCTGGCTCATTCATTAGGCTTGGGCAATACGCATTTCCATCCCTCGTGTACGGATATATTTGCTCCACTCAAAAAAATTCCAGCTACGATAAGGCGTAAGTTACAAGCTAAATTATTAGAAGAAAGTTTTACGTTCGGATATAGTCTTCAGATTTCCGAACTGCCTTTTTCTAAAGATGCGAAGGTGCTTGACGAATTATTAAACGGCTGGGACAAATTTATCGAAGCAAAATATTATACAGGAATGGAATGCTTGGTTGACTATGGAAACCCGGACAACATCAAAGCACAGTTGGATTTCTCAAAAGAACAATCCCAACGCTTTGAACACTTTTTTGACGTGTGCGTACGTTTGGTAAATGAGAAACGAAAAAATGTATAACTGCATCAACCTGTTGATAGTATGCAGGAACTTTGTTGAATAAAAAATATTGATAATTTTAGAAGCTGTTTTGAATTTATCGTGCGATGATTTGGGATGAGTTTTTGAGGCATTTTCGCTTCTGTGATGAGGAAGATAGCGGGCTATCTGACGAAGAACAGGAGCGAAAAGGACCAAAAAATCGCCCAAAGCACACACGAAAACGGATACATCAAGCCAAGAAAAACTTTTTGGAGAAATTCAAAACAGCTTCTAAAAAGCTTCGACTTATGGATAATGTAACATTGGCAAAAATATACGATAAAATAGAAAAGGAACACCTTTCTTTCAAGGAATTATCACAAAGTCTCAATATGGATTTGGAAGACATATTCGAGGGAATGGCAGACATCGTGAATAAAGAAATTGTTTTGCATGTCGATTATTTGATGGACGATGAAATGTGCTTGTCTGAAGACTACAAGGATGCACTGCAATTTATAAAAGAAAGATCGAACGACAACATAGAAATCCAAAGCAATTATTTTTCCGACAGAATAGAAGATTCGAACGACGAATTTGGGGATATGATAGAGGGCTTTAACACGTATTGTGAGGAAAACATACATGGACTTATAGCTGCCAGTTTCCGCGATTCACATGTTTCATTGGAAGACATGGTGAAATGTTATGAAGGACGATTTACAAGAGAGGAAATCATAGCGCTTGTAAAAAAAGCGGTAGTGGAGAATCATATCAAAACAGATGTAACGCATCTCATCCCTAATGCTGAAAATGAAGAGGAAAGGGAAGAGCTTCTATTCATTCAAAACCTGTCCGACCAAATTGAAAAGCCGGTCGTAGATAAGGTGGAATATGTTCCGATTGGACAAAAATTGGCATCCGGGAGGCTTCAAGGTATCTGTGGCAGCTATGCTGAATATATTGACCCTATGTATATGGATGAGGTTATTAAGTGCATGCGTTTCCAGAAAATAGAAAACATCTGCGAAGCATACGACATAAAATATGAGCCAGGTATCAGCGGAGAAGAAATATGTGCGGGCATTTATCTATATCTGCTTAGCCAAGACTACAGGCAGATACAAAATATCAAGTTCTTTGCTTCACCTTATGTTGCGCTTGAATTTTACATGAAAAGCATACAACCTAATAATGATATAACTGTTTTCTACGACATTGGGATTTTTGATGATTAAAAAAAGAATGCCGTACTCCGGCTACAAATCCTTCACCAGAATGCGCCCGCTTTGGTACAGGTACGCCTGCTTTGCCTCAATCAGGGCATGCCACGAAGCCGAATAGTCCTCCTTGTCTATCTTGAAGTTTTCGGCGCCGGCACTGTCCAGCCGCTCTATCAGCACACCTACGGTCAGGCGGTTGATGTCCATTCCGGGCAAATAACGGATGTTTCCTTCTTTATCGTCATCAGAAGTTTCGTAAACCAGACGGACATCGGTCAGCTCGTAGAGGATATTTTTTGTCAGCCGGATGGGAATCTTATGCTCTTTGCTCAGCTCTTCTGCCGTATAGGGCTGCTGCTCGTGCTCGAACCGCTTGCAGATAGCGGAGAGCACGATGGCACAGAAGAAATCGTGGTAGCGCCGGCTGATATGCGCCGTTTCTTTCCCGAAGCTGAACGAAGAAAGGTTCTGGCTGACGTAGCTCATCTCGGCACCGAACAGGCAGATGGTCCACGACACCTGTGTCCATAACAGGAACATCGGGATGGCGGCAAAGCTTCCGTAGATGGCATTGTAGTTCGAAATCCATATCTGGCTGTTGACGTAGAAATACTGGAAAGCCTGAAAGGCACTACCTGCCAGTATCCCCGGAAACCAGGCATGGCTTAGCTTCACTTTCGTGTTGGGCATGAACACGTATAGCGCGATGAACATCCCCCACGTTAAGGCATACGGGACGAGACGCACCAGGAACTTCAGCATCGGTCCCAGCAGAAGGAAGGTTTCCAAATCCTTCACGTACGTGGTCATCACGATGGTCAGACCGCTGGAGATAACAATGAGCAACGGAAGCAGTAGCAGCATCGAAAAATAATCGGTTATCTGGCGGAACACCGTGCGGGGACGCTTTACCTGCCAGATGGCGTTGAAACTGCGCTCGATGTTGTCTATCAGCATCAGGATGGTAAACAGCAACATAATCAAGCCCACGCCGATGAAGATGCCGCTCTGCGCGTGTTGCAGGTAAGAATTGACCCACGAAAACACCAGCTCGCTCTGCTGGCTCATCACACCGCTTTTGATTTGCTGTTCCATCAATGCATCGAAACCGAAGCCGCGGGCAATGGCGAACAGCAGGGCAAGGATGGGGATGATAGACAGCAATGTGCTATACGTCAGTGCCGAAGCACGCACCGGAATGCGGTCGTTCAAGAACTGCTCTATCGAAAGGTAAATGATTTTCACACACGAATACAGGCGCTTCCTCACTGGAGTTACCTCATCTTCGGTGATTCTCCAGATGCCGTCTGTCAAGAATTGAAGCCAATATTGCAGTCTCATAGTCATTAAATTAAGAATGAAGAACTTTTTAAATGAAGAATGAAGAAACAGCATTCGGCGTAAGCCAATGCCATGCGGACGAAGTCAAATTCTTCATTCTTAATTTAAAAAAAGCAGCCGGCCTGTAAGCCGGGTTCTGTTCCTTATATAATATAAGGTGTCTGTCATTTATCTACGCCCTTTGTCACCAAAAGGCTCTAGCGGTCTACCCTCCGACGTGGGGCGAGCAACCCTCGTTAATGCCGGTTTACACGACCTTACAACTCCTAAGATGCACAGCCCGCGTGTCACCACGCGGCTGGTAGGCTCTTACCCTACCTTCTCACCCTTACCTCTCCGGGTAGGAGCGGCGGTTATTTTCTTCTGCATTACTCTACCCTCGCGGATAGCTTTCTGTTAGGAAGTAGGATGCTCTGCGTTGCCCGGACTTTCCTCTTGTGCCGAAACACCAGCGACAGACCGTCCGACTGCTTTCTGACTGCAAAGGTACGCAATAAATGCATACCTCCTGCCATTTTTACGAGAAATATCTTTTGCGACTGCAAAAGTGACTGATAATGAATGCAAATTTGTCAGTTATCCCCGTTAAGCGCGGTTAAGGAGCTGTCTTGCTTTGTTAAAAGAGAGAAAAAAGAACACACAAGGAGTACAACCGCATAATATTTGTTCTACTTTAGCAGATGAAATGTTAAAGCAATAACGAAATTAACAATTTAAACCAGTTATAGATATGAAAAAGACAACTAAGTTCGCATTAGGAGCAGTCGCACTGATTGCTGTAAGCGCAGGAGTGGCAGGAGTGACTTCGTATGCCATCCTCCAGTCTAAAGATACAAAGAACGCTTCTTTCTACGAAGAGTTCCAAACGGCTACTCCAGCCAAATATGCTGCATTCGATACATCGAAAATGCAGCCCGTCGACCTGACACAAGCAGCCGAAAGTTCACTGAACTCTGTAGTACACATCATGGCTATCCAGCGGAGTAAGACGAAGGTAATACAGACCCAACCGGATATTTTCGATTTCTTCTTCGGTGACGGCCGCGGACGCCAGCAGCAGGTCCAGACTCCCGAACAAAAGGGTTTCGGTTCGGGCGTTATTATCTCGAAAGACGGATACATCGTGACGAACAATCACGTGATTGATGATGCCGACGAGATTTCGGTCAAGCTGCACGACGGACGGGAAATGAAAGGACGGGTTATCGGTACCGATGCTACTACCGACCTGGCTTTGGTGAAGATAGAAGGCGATGATTTTCCTGCCATTCCGGTAGGCGACTCGGATGCCTTGAAGGTAGGCGAATGGGTGCTTGCCGTAGGTAATCCCTTCAATTTGGGCTCTACCGTAACGGCGGGTGTCGTAAGTGCCAAGGCACGTGGATTAGGTGCCAATCAGGTAGAATCATTCATTCAGACCGATGCCGCCATCAACCAAGGAAACAGTGGTGGTGCACTGGTGAATGCAAAAGGCGAGTTAGTGGGTATCAACGCCATGCTGGTTTCTCCCACCGGAGCTTATTCGGGCTACGGCTTCGCCATACCTACCAGCATCATGACCAAGGTGGTGACCGACCTGAAGCAATACGGAACCGTACAGCGTGCTTTGTTGGGCATCGGAGGACGCGATATGGGTAGAGAAGAATTTCCGGAAGAAATCCGTAAGGAGCAGAAAGAACTGGGCATCGGATATGGTGTACAAGTTGTAGAAGTACAAGAAGAAGGCTCGGCTGCCGGCATCTTGAAAGTAAACGATGTCATCATTGCCATAGATGGTGAGAAGGTAGAAACCATGGCTTCTTTGCAAGGCATCCTTGCCAAGAAACGTCCGGGAGACAAGGTGAAAGTGAAAGTATTCCGCGACAAGAAAGACCAGGAATTCACCATCACTCTGAAGAATGCTCAAGGTAATACGAAAGTAGTGAAGAAAGCCGACATGGAACTGCTGGGAGCAGCCTTCCGCGAAGTGCCTGCCGAACTGAAACGCCAGCTCAACTTAGGATATGGTGTACAGGTAACAGGTGTAAGCGACGGACGTATGGCAGACAGCGGTATCCGCAAAGGATTCATCATTCTGAAAGCCAACGGCAAACAACTTCGTACCGTACAGGATTTGGAAGACGTGATGAAAGCGGCTTCCCAGTCGCCCGACCAGGTATTGTTCATGACCGGTGTCTATCCGTCGGGCAAGCGCGCCAACTATGCCGTAGACTTGGCACAAAATTAACAATATAAATAGTAGTTTTCATAGGATAAAAAGGTAAAAGTAGATTGCATTTACACATTAGTTAAGAGGCGGTTTCGTTTAAAAGCGGAATCGCCTTTTTTCTTTATATACGTCCTGATGGCGGAAACCCTATAGCCTGAAATAAGGAAACTTATCGGAGAGGACAGGTGAGAGGTAGCCGGAAGCGGTCTGGAAATCCGCATGAAGTTGTTTGTTTCGCTTGTTGCATATAGCTGCATGCCGTGTAAGATTAATAATCTTACAGCCGGAAGATTATTAATCTTACAGCGTGAAGGTTATTAATCTTACAAGCGATGCAGCTATATGCGTTGACGCACAGAGATAGGTCATGCCGGTTATGCAGCTTGCTGCAATCGGTTTTACAGGTAGGTTTTAGACTCTGCTCGGATTTTATACTTTTCGCGGCATTAATTTGCGCATTTTGTGGATGTTATCATAGTAGTAGAGATGATGTGCGCATCGTCTCTACAGAAACGGTGCGAGATGTACAGGAAATGCACAAATCCATACTGTGCATGGGGTATGATAATCTTGTTTTATTGTGCTGCTTGTAACTTGTCCATATTGGTCCGTGCGATGGAGATAAACTCCTTTATCATCGGATTTTCCTTGAATGAGGCGGGAGCGTTGTCGATGATTTCTTCCATTACGGGAGTAAGGACTGGATAGGGCATGCCGTAGCACATGATAATGAAGATTTCCGGTCCTAACACGTTTTCGTAATTGGTTTGGATAAAGCTTTTGGCAAGGCTGTCCAGTTGAACCGCCACGTCCTGGCGTTGCTTCTCGATTTCTTTTTGCACCTCATCAGGGTTTTTCCCATCCAAAATCATACGTGCTTCCAGATGTTCCACCTCATCGGCACGGTCGCTTAACGAATTGCGTTGGATAATAAACTGGTTGAAACTATCGTTCAGCGGCGTTCCTTTGATGGTAAACCCTGCATTGTTGATGTTGATGTCAATTTTGCCTTCCTCGATTACTAAAGGCATGATGCAATTATCGTCCATAAAAAGGGAAGCTACAACGGTCGAGTCGACTTTCCCTTCCATTTTGAACAATCCGTGTATGACTTCTGCCGAATCGATGTTGACCAGTTTGTCGCCCGAAGGAACTTTGATGAAAAGCATTTTCCCGTCGAGGCTTGACACCGAGGATACGCCTTCTATCTTATATTTCTTTCCGCAGGAGGTACAGAAAATCGCACAGAAGAATAAGAATAAATACAACTTATACATGCACAAAAGCCTTTTAGAATTCACGGGGCAAAGGTATAATGTTTCGGTTTTTCGTGGAAATAAATTATCAAAAATTAAACTTAATAGGGGATTATTACAAGACCTTTGTGGACTGGCCGGGAGTGCATCCTTTCGTGCAAGCAGTGTTTCGGTTATAGTAGAACAGAATTGGTTTGCGAAAAAATCGAACGCGGAGACGCAAAGACGCGGAGCCAAACGCTACTCTCTGTGCTCTTTGCTCTCTCAAAAAAATAATTTGAATATCCGCAAACATCCCATGTAGGGGCGTATCGCATACGCCCGAATGCATCAACTAACCCATGCGGATGTCTTCGGGGCGTATGCGATACGCCCCTACAAGGCAATTGGGTGGAATGCGGATATTAAAAAAATAAACATTGCGCTTCCGCGTCTCTGCGTTCCATTCTATTTCCCGCAATTCAAAACAGTTTCTGAATAAAGCGAATTTTCCATATTTTTGCTTATCTTTGTCGCTCGCTAATGAATTGAGTCGAATATTAATGGAATACTAAAAATGAAAAAACTGAAACTTTGGGCGCTTGCGCTGGTTTGCGCACTGTTTGCGCCCGTGAAAGCAGATGAAGGAATGTGGCTCCTCCAGCTGATGCAGGAGCAGAACCTTGCCGACCGTATGAAGGCGCAAGGTTTGAAGATAGGCGTGGATGATATTTATAGTCCGAATCATGTGGCTTTGAAAGATGCCGTAGGTATTTTCGGGCGCGGATGTACGGGTGAAATCATTTCGCCCGACGGGCTGATTTTGACCAATCACCATTGCGGATACGATGCCATTCAGCAACACAGTTCGGTAGAACATGATTACCTGACAGATGGCTTTTGGGCAAAGAGCCGTTCGGAAGAGCTTCCCACTCCGGGGTTGACTTTCAAGTTTGTGGAACGTATTGTAGACGTAACCGAGCAGGTAAATGAAGACATTAAGGAAGGAAAGGTGACGGAACTTAATTCATTCGGCTCTGAATACTTGAAGAAGCTGGCGGATGAGGCGTTGAAGAAGAGCGACCTGAAAGGAAAACCGGGCATCTCAACTCTGGCATTGCCTTTCTATCAGGGGAATAAGTTCTATCTGTTCTTCATCAAGACTTATAGCGATGTGCGTATGGTGGCAGCTCCTCCTTCGTCTATCGGTAAGTTCGGAGGTGAAACGGATAACTGGATGTGGCCCCGCCATACGGGCGACTTCTCGATGTTCCGTATCTATGCCGACAAGAACGGGGACCCTGCGCCTTATAGTGCCGAAAATGTGCCTTTAAAGGTAAAGAAGCATCTTGCCATCTCGTTGAGAGGATTGCAGGAAGGCGACTATGCCATGATTATGGGATTTCCCGGAAGCACCAGCCGCTATCTGACCCAAAGCGAGGTGAAGCTCCGCATGGACGGAACCAATACACCGCGCATTCAGGTGCGCGAGGCACGTCAGGAAGTGTTGCGCAAGGAAATGGCAGCAAGTGATAAGGTACGTATCCAGTATGCCAGCAAGTTTGCTTCTTCCAGCAACTATTGGAAAAATTCGATTGGAATGAATAAGGCTATCGTCGACAACCGTGTGTTGGAAACCAAGGCAGAGCAGGAAGCCAACTTCGCTAAGTTTGCCAAGGAAAAGAACAATGCCGATTATGCTTCGGTAGTAGGAAAAATCGATGAGTATGTGACTCGGGTGACTCCGCTTGCCAAACAGCTGACTTATTTCACCGAGACTTTCCGTTCTGGTATCGAGTTTGGCGCTACTTACCTGATTTTCGATAACCTGAAAACTGCACTCGAAAAGAATAAGAAGAAAGACATTGAAAAAGCGCTCGAACAACTGAAAGAAGGATATGCCAACGTGCACAATAAGGATTATGACCACGAGGTAGACCGCAAGGTAGCTAAGGTCCTGATTCCGCTTTATGCAAAGAGCGTTCCGGCAGATGCGCTTCCCGCTTTCTATGAAACGATTAAGACGAAATTCAACGGTGATTACAATGCTTATATTGACGCGTTGTATGATACCAGCATTTTCTCGAATCAGAAGAACTTTGATGCGTTCGTGGCTAATCCGACACTGGAAGCCATCAATACGGACTTGGCTGTCCAGTATTCGACCGCCAAGAACGAGATGATGAAAAAATTGTATGAAGCATACGACAAGGCGTGTGGTGATATCGACTTGTTGCACAAAACTTATGTGCGCGGCTTGTGCGAGATGTACGCTCCTACGCCGAAAGCTCCGGATGCCAACTTCACCATTCGTCTGACTTACGGTAATGTGAAATCGTATGACCCGAAGGATGGCGTACATTATAAATATTATACTACGTTGAAGGGTGTAATGGAGAAAGAAGACCCCAATAATCCGGAATTTGTTGTACCGGCGAAGCTGAAAGAACTTTACGCTACGAAAAATTACGGACGCTATGCTTTGCCCAACGGGGAGATGCCGACTTGTTTCCTGACTACAAACGACATTACGGGCGGTAACTCCGGTTCACCGGTAATGAACGGTAACGGTGAGTTGATTGGCGCTGCATTCGACGGCAACTGGGAGTCGCTTTCGGGTGACATCAATTTCGATAACAACCTTCAGCGTTGCATTGCTGTAGATATCCGCTATGTGTTGTTTATCGTGGAGAAATTGGGCGGATGCAAGAACCTGATTGATGAAATGACGATTGTAGAATAAGTGATATATTTTAGATGAAACGCAGATTAACGCAGATTTCCGCGGATTGATAAAGAATTAAAATAATCTGCGTAAATCTGCGTTAATCTGCGTTTTTCAATGAATAAGCATTATGAGAAAATCCCTATTGATAACATTCTTTTCCGCTTGCTTCCTGGCTTCTCATGCCGATGAAGGCATGTGGATGCTGACCGACCTGAAGAAACAGAATGCGGCGGTGATGCAAGATTTGGGACTGGACATCAGCATTGATAAGGTGTATTGTCCTGAGGGCATCAGCCTGAAAGATGCGGTGGTTCACTTTGGCGGAGGCTGTACGGGCGAAGTAGTATCGGCGGAAGGGCTGGTGCTTACCAATCACCATTGCGGGTACAGTTATATCCAGCAACACAGTTCTGTAGAACACGATTACCTGACCGATGGCTTTTGGGCGAAGACATACGCCGAAGAGCTTCCTTGCGAAGGGCTGACCGTGACTTTTATCGACCGCATCCTTGATGTGACCGATTATGTATTGGAACAATTAAAGAAAGACGAAGACCCCGAAGGACTGAATTATCTTTCGCCTTCCTATCTGGAGAAAGTGGCGGTTCGGTTTGCCAAGAAAGAAAAGATAAAGACCGATGACTTTACGGTACTCGAACTGAAACCGTTTTATGGTGCCAATAAGTATTATCTGTTCGTCAAGACCGTTTATAAGGACATCCGTATGGTGGGTGCTCCTCCTTCGTCTATCGGAAAGTTTGGTGCTGATACCGATAATTGGATGTGGCCACGCCATTGCGGAGACTTTTCTATTTTCCGTATTTATGCCTCGAAAGATGGGAAGCCGGCTTTGTATTCTTCCGAGAATGTGCCTCTGAAGGTGAAGAAGCATCTGACTATCAATGCCGGCGGCATCAAGGAAGGTGACTTCACGTTTGTGATGGGATTTCCCGGACGCAATTGGCGTTACATGATTAGCGATGAGGTGGAAGAGCGTATGAGTACCACGAACTTTATGCGCGATACCGTGCGGGGCGTGCGGCTTCGGGTATTGGGCGAAGAAATGGCAAAGGATGCCAAGACCCGCATCCAGTATGCGGCTAAGTATGCTTCGTCTGCCAACTATTGGAAGAACGCCATTGGCATGAACGAAGGGCTGGTGCGCCTCAAAGTGCTCGACCGCAAGAAAGCAGAGCAAGAGCGTTTGCTGGCATACGGGCGTGAGACGGGAAACGATGCCTATCAGCAAGCCTACGGTGCCATTAAGCAGATTGTAGCCAAACGTCATGATGCCGTTTATCACCAGCAAGCCATTTATGAGGCGTTGATGTTGGGAACGGAATTTTCGAAAGTGCCTGATACAGACGGTTTGTTGAATGCTTTGGAGAATGGAAAGAAGAAAGAGATAGACGAAGCGGTATCTGCCTTGCGGGCAGAGGGAGCGAAGTTCTTCAATAAGGATTACAGTCCCGAAGTGGACCGGAAAGTATCGAAGCAATTGATTGCCCTTTATGCGCGGTTGGTTCCTGCGGCACAACATATCGGTATCTTTGAGGTGGTAAACGAACGGTTCGGAGGGAATACCGATGCCTTTGTAGATGCTTGTTTCGATAGTTCAATCTTCAGCACTCCCGAAGCATTGGAAGCATTCCTGGCGCATCCCGGTGCGGATAAGTTGAAGAATGACCTGATGGTGCAATATGCCCGTTCGGTAAAGGAAGGTTATCGGAAGGCAGGCGAGGAGATGAAAGCCGAAACCAATGCCTATAACCGTGCGCACAAGACGTGGGTGGCAGGTATGCTGGCGTTGAAGCAAAAGGAAGGGAAAGCTATCTATCCGGATGCCAACTCTACGTTGCGCCTGACGTACGGCAAGATAGGCTCGTATGAACCTGCGGATGGAGAAGAGTATCTGTATTACACCACGCTGAAAGGGGTGATGGAAAAAGAAGATCCGGACAATCCTGAATTTATTGTGCCCGATAAGCTGAAGGAATTATATCGCACGAAAGATTTCGGTCCG
The Phocaeicola salanitronis DSM 18170 genome window above contains:
- a CDS encoding YihY/virulence factor BrkB family protein, which translates into the protein MTMRLQYWLQFLTDGIWRITEDEVTPVRKRLYSCVKIIYLSIEQFLNDRIPVRASALTYSTLLSIIPILALLFAIARGFGFDALMEQQIKSGVMSQQSELVFSWVNSYLQHAQSGIFIGVGLIMLLFTILMLIDNIERSFNAIWQVKRPRTVFRQITDYFSMLLLLPLLIVISSGLTIVMTTYVKDLETFLLLGPMLKFLVRLVPYALTWGMFIALYVFMPNTKVKLSHAWFPGILAGSAFQAFQYFYVNSQIWISNYNAIYGSFAAIPMFLLWTQVSWTICLFGAEMSYVSQNLSSFSFGKETAHISRRYHDFFCAIVLSAICKRFEHEQQPYTAEELSKEHKIPIRLTKNILYELTDVRLVYETSDDDKEGNIRYLPGMDINRLTVGVLIERLDSAGAENFKIDKEDYSASWHALIEAKQAYLYQSGRILVKDL
- a CDS encoding trypsin-like peptidase domain-containing protein; the protein is MKKTTKFALGAVALIAVSAGVAGVTSYAILQSKDTKNASFYEEFQTATPAKYAAFDTSKMQPVDLTQAAESSLNSVVHIMAIQRSKTKVIQTQPDIFDFFFGDGRGRQQQVQTPEQKGFGSGVIISKDGYIVTNNHVIDDADEISVKLHDGREMKGRVIGTDATTDLALVKIEGDDFPAIPVGDSDALKVGEWVLAVGNPFNLGSTVTAGVVSAKARGLGANQVESFIQTDAAINQGNSGGALVNAKGELVGINAMLVSPTGAYSGYGFAIPTSIMTKVVTDLKQYGTVQRALLGIGGRDMGREEFPEEIRKEQKELGIGYGVQVVEVQEEGSAAGILKVNDVIIAIDGEKVETMASLQGILAKKRPGDKVKVKVFRDKKDQEFTITLKNAQGNTKVVKKADMELLGAAFREVPAELKRQLNLGYGVQVTGVSDGRMADSGIRKGFIILKANGKQLRTVQDLEDVMKAASQSPDQVLFMTGVYPSGKRANYAVDLAQN
- a CDS encoding DUF4369 domain-containing protein, coding for MYKLYLFLFFCAIFCTSCGKKYKIEGVSSVSSLDGKMLFIKVPSGDKLVNIDSAEVIHGLFKMEGKVDSTVVASLFMDDNCIMPLVIEEGKIDININNAGFTIKGTPLNDSFNQFIIQRNSLSDRADEVEHLEARMILDGKNPDEVQKEIEKQRQDVAVQLDSLAKSFIQTNYENVLGPEIFIIMCYGMPYPVLTPVMEEIIDNAPASFKENPMIKEFISIARTNMDKLQAAQ
- a CDS encoding S46 family peptidase encodes the protein MKKLKLWALALVCALFAPVKADEGMWLLQLMQEQNLADRMKAQGLKIGVDDIYSPNHVALKDAVGIFGRGCTGEIISPDGLILTNHHCGYDAIQQHSSVEHDYLTDGFWAKSRSEELPTPGLTFKFVERIVDVTEQVNEDIKEGKVTELNSFGSEYLKKLADEALKKSDLKGKPGISTLALPFYQGNKFYLFFIKTYSDVRMVAAPPSSIGKFGGETDNWMWPRHTGDFSMFRIYADKNGDPAPYSAENVPLKVKKHLAISLRGLQEGDYAMIMGFPGSTSRYLTQSEVKLRMDGTNTPRIQVREARQEVLRKEMAASDKVRIQYASKFASSSNYWKNSIGMNKAIVDNRVLETKAEQEANFAKFAKEKNNADYASVVGKIDEYVTRVTPLAKQLTYFTETFRSGIEFGATYLIFDNLKTALEKNKKKDIEKALEQLKEGYANVHNKDYDHEVDRKVAKVLIPLYAKSVPADALPAFYETIKTKFNGDYNAYIDALYDTSIFSNQKNFDAFVANPTLEAINTDLAVQYSTAKNEMMKKLYEAYDKACGDIDLLHKTYVRGLCEMYAPTPKAPDANFTIRLTYGNVKSYDPKDGVHYKYYTTLKGVMEKEDPNNPEFVVPAKLKELYATKNYGRYALPNGEMPTCFLTTNDITGGNSGSPVMNGNGELIGAAFDGNWESLSGDINFDNNLQRCIAVDIRYVLFIVEKLGGCKNLIDEMTIVE
- a CDS encoding S46 family peptidase is translated as MRKSLLITFFSACFLASHADEGMWMLTDLKKQNAAVMQDLGLDISIDKVYCPEGISLKDAVVHFGGGCTGEVVSAEGLVLTNHHCGYSYIQQHSSVEHDYLTDGFWAKTYAEELPCEGLTVTFIDRILDVTDYVLEQLKKDEDPEGLNYLSPSYLEKVAVRFAKKEKIKTDDFTVLELKPFYGANKYYLFVKTVYKDIRMVGAPPSSIGKFGADTDNWMWPRHCGDFSIFRIYASKDGKPALYSSENVPLKVKKHLTINAGGIKEGDFTFVMGFPGRNWRYMISDEVEERMSTTNFMRDTVRGVRLRVLGEEMAKDAKTRIQYAAKYASSANYWKNAIGMNEGLVRLKVLDRKKAEQERLLAYGRETGNDAYQQAYGAIKQIVAKRHDAVYHQQAIYEALMLGTEFSKVPDTDGLLNALENGKKKEIDEAVSALRAEGAKFFNKDYSPEVDRKVSKQLIALYARLVPAAQHIGIFEVVNERFGGNTDAFVDACFDSSIFSTPEALEAFLAHPGADKLKNDLMVQYARSVKEGYRKAGEEMKAETNAYNRAHKTWVAGMLALKQKEGKAIYPDANSTLRLTYGKIGSYEPADGEEYLYYTTLKGVMEKEDPDNPEFIVPDKLKELYRTKDFGPYAMSDGRMPVCFVTATDNTGGNSGSPVFNAQGELIGIGFDRNYEGLTGDIAYNPQLQRAACVDIRYVLFIIDKYAGIQRLIDEMTIK